The Coffea arabica cultivar ET-39 chromosome 8e, Coffea Arabica ET-39 HiFi, whole genome shotgun sequence genome window below encodes:
- the LOC113703768 gene encoding uncharacterized protein, whose protein sequence is MRRLFATLLVYSCPNDPKALWQNFESSMSEDFAKCSAMTSTQVKRNVLQQIDGFLQSMGKSIHSYNLIPIGFSYENIDNETRELRAERNIVISEIDLNSIQLLNEKQKKAFVVISERIYSDRPDVFFIDGPGGTGKTFLYRALLADVRSKGYLALATATSGIAASILPGGRTAHSRFKIPIDIFDGATCRVSKQTSLAAMIKEAKLIIWDEAPMAKKAAIEALDDLLRDLMNSEEIFGGKVVVLGGDFRQTLPVVRKGTKAEMINACLINSPLWHKLEKLQLIENMRAKLDPLFTQFLLRIGDGTQETNENDIVKLPSSIIVNYNNETDAIEKLINIVYPEFKDPSNKLYCSQNRAILTTKNNFVDEINDQLIKKFPGDLTEYLSYDETLNENHQSEYIDLLNTLTPSNLPPHRLLLKSNAPIILLRNLDPAEGLCNGTRLIIKSLSKNVICAKIAVGDFCGKEVFIHRISLQPPSDEQYPVPYKRTQFPIRLCFAMTINKAQGQTLDFVGIYLKEPVFSHGQLYVAL, encoded by the coding sequence ATGAGGAGACTCTTTGCAACACTTTTGGTTTATTCTTGCCCTAATGACCCAAAGGCATTGTGGCAAAATTTTGAATCTTCTATGTCAGAAGATTTTGCCAAATGTTCAGCAATGACATCTACACAAGTGAAAAGAAATGTCTTGCAACAAATTGATGGATTTTTGCAATCGATGGGAAAAAGTATACATTCATATAATTTGATTCCCATTGGATTCTCTTATGAAAATATAGACAATGAAACTCGAGAATTAAGAGCAGAAAGAAACATTGTCATTTCAGAAATTGACTTAAATTCAATTCAGCTACTCaatgaaaaacagaaaaaagcaTTCGTAGTCATATCTGAGAGAATTTACTCAGATAGACCTGATGTTTTTTTCATTGACGGTCCAGGTGGTACTGGAAAAACATTTCTCTATAGAGCTTTGTTAGCTGATGTTAGATCTAAAGGCTATCTTGCTCTTGCTACAGCTACATCAGGAATTGCAGCTTCCATTTTACCAGGTGGAAGGACTGCACATTCCAGATTTAAAATTCCAATAGATATCTTTGATGGTGCAACATGTCGGGTCAGTAAACAAACTTCTTTAGCTGCAATGATCAAAGAAGCAAAACTCATAATCTGGGATGAAGCACCAATGGCTAAAAAAGCAGCAATTGAAGCTTTAGATGATCTCTTAAGagatttaatgaattcagaagAAATATTTGGGGGAAAGGTAGTTGTACTTGGTGGAGATTTTAGACAAACGTTGCCAGTTGTTAGAAAAGGAACAAAAGCTGAAATGATAAATGCATGTTTGATAAATTCTCCATTATGGCACAAATTAGAGAAATTGCAATTAATAGAGAACATGAGAGCAAAATTAGATCCTTTATTCACGCAGTTTCTTTTAAGAATTGGAGATGGGACACAAGAAACAAATGAGAATGACATAGTAAAACTTCCATCTTCAATTATAGTTAACTATAATAATGAGACTGATGCAATTGAAAAGCTAATCAATATTGTGTATCCTGAATTTAAAGATCCTTCAAACAAACTGTATTGCTCACAAAATAGAGCAATTCTAACTACAAAGAATAACTTTGtagatgaaataaatgatcaattGATCAAAAAATTTCCAGGAGATTTGACTGAGTACCTAAGCTATGATGAAACACTGAATGAAAATCATCAATCTGAATATATTGATCTTTTGAATACTCTTACGCCAAGCAATTTACCTCCACATAGGTTACTCTTAAAATCCAATGCCCCAATAATTCTTTTAAGAAATCTTGATCCTGCTGAAGGATTATGCAATGGAACTAGACTCATAATAAAGAGTTTGAGCAAGAATGTTATTTGTGCTAAAATTGCAGTGGGTGATTTTTGTGGCAAAGAAGTTTTTATACATAGAATTTCCTTGCAGCCACCAAGTGATGAACAATATCCAGTTCCATATAAGAGAACACAATTTCCAATTCGTTTGTGCTTTGCAATGACAATAAATAAAGCACAAGGCCAAACTTTAGATTTTGTTGGTATTTATTTGAAAGAACCTGTGTTTTCACATGGCCAATTATATGTTGCACTTTGA
- the LOC113703766 gene encoding cytochrome P450 CYP72A616-like, translating into MEAPTLMVLLSSFSALLASLRILKLVYSLWWRPKLIERELEQQGIGGTNYNFPYGDKLATKKLMLEAWSIPMSLNHEIIPRANPFLHQMVQTYGKVCLSWNGTMPRLILGKAELVRLILNNKNGHFPKTPQSPLANLLTLGLSTLEGEKWAKHRRIITPAFHHEKLQGMVPKVLASCCNLIDRWKMLLASEGRSEIDINSELHRLSADVISRAAFGSSYNEGKKIFELQKEQAALATEANGALYVPGLRFLPTKKNRRRYQVDTEIEAMLRVLICKKQKAMQDGEAGNADLLGLLLQCKEEKGNELTIEDVIEECKQFYFAGQETTANWLTWTLILLSMHPDWQEKARHEVLQICGKTAPDREILNRLKIVTMVLFEVLRLYPPATCTVRYTVQRTKVGDISIPAGVEVYLPIMLLHHDPEYWGDDAEEFNPERFAEGVSKASGDQLAFYPFGWGPRICIGQDFAIIEAKVALAMILQHFSFKLSPSYTHAPCAGFTLQAQHGAPIILKPI; encoded by the exons ATGGAAGCCCCCACTTTGATGGTCCTCTTATCTTCCTTTTCTGCACTTTTAGCTTCTTTGCGTATCCTGAAACTTGTCTATTCCCTTTGGTGGAGACCCAAATTGATTGAGAGGGAATTGGAGCAACAAGGGATTGGAGGAACCAATTACAATTTTCCTTATGGAGACAAGCTAGCTACCAAGAAGCTGATGCTAGAAGCATGGTCCATCCCCATGAGTTTGAACCACGAAATTATACCTCGTGCCAACCCTTTCCTTCATCAAATGGTGCAGACATATG GAAAAGTATGTCTGAGTTGGAATGGAACAATGCCAAGATTGATACTGGGGAAGGCAGAGTTGGTGAGGCTGATACTGAATAACAAGAATGGTCACTTCCCAAAAACTCCACAGAGCCCTCTTGCAAATCTTTTGACCCTGGGACTCTCAACCTTGGAAGGGGAGAAATGGGCCAAGCATAGAAGAATAATTACCCCCGCATTCCATCACGAGAAGCTGCAG GGAATGGTACCAAAGGTTTTAGCAAGTTGTTGCAATCTCATTGATCGATGGAAGATGCTGCTTGCATCTGAGGGACGAAGCGAAATTGATATCAATTCCGAATTGCATCGCCTTTCTGCAGACGTGATTTCTAGAGCAGCCTTCGGAAGTAGCTATAACGAAGGAAAGAAGATCTTCGAACTTCAAAAAGAGCAAGCTGCGCTGGCAACTGAAGCAAATGGAGCCTTGTACGTCCCAGGACTAAG GTTTCTACCAACTAAGAAGAACAGAAGGAGATATCAGGTGGACACAGAGATCGAAGCAATGTTAAGAGTTCTAATTTGCAAGAAGCAAAAGGCAATGCAGGATGGCGAAGCGGGTAATGCTGATCTACTTGGATTGCTGTTGCAATgcaaagaagaaaagggaaatgaaCTGACAATTGAAGATGTAATAGAGGAGTGTAAGCAGTTCTACTTTGCCGGCCAAGAGACCACTGCTAATTGGCTTACATGGACCCTCATCCTATTGTCCATGCATCCGGACTGGCAAGAGAAGGCCAGGCATGAAGTTCTCCAAATTTGTGGAAAGACAGCCCCTGACAGAGAAATTTTGAACAGGCTCAAAATT GTCACAATGGTGTTGTTTGAAGTTCTAAGATTATATCCACCGGCAACTTGCACGGTGAGATATACGGTCCAAAGAACCAAGGTAGGGGACATTTCCATCCCTGCAGGGGTTGAAGTTTACCTACCAATAATGCTGTTGCATCATGATCCCGAGTATTGGGGAGATGATGCAGAAGAATTCAATCCAGAGAGGTTTGCTGAAGGAGTTTCCAAGGCATCAGGGGATCAATTGGCATTTTATCCCTTTGGCTGGGGACCAAGGATTTGCATCGGCCAAGACTTCGCAATCATAGAAGCAAAAGTGGCTCTGGCTATGATTTTGCAGCACTTTTCATTCAAGCTCTCACCTTCATACACTCATGCTCCCTGTGCCGGATTTACTCTTCAGGCACAGCATGGAGCTCCGATTATATTGAAACCCATTTGA
- the LOC113702851 gene encoding cytochrome P450 CYP72A616-like: MEAFNFMAILASFSALLASFCALKLVFSLWWKPKIIEKQLKQQGIGGTSCNFLYGDEPVSKKLRIEAWAIPMSLNHEIVPRVDPSLHQIVQAYGKVCLSWTGTRPRLIMGKAELIRLILNDKDGHFQKPPQNPLVDLLTLGVSTLEGEKWAKRRRLITPAFHHEKLQGMVPEFLASCCNLIDRWTMLLASDGRSEIDISPELQSLSADVISRAAFGSSYIEGKKIFELQKEQAVLVLEAFQALYLPGLRFLPTKKNKRRYEVDAEIKAVLRDIICKKQKAMQNGESGNGDLLGLLLQCKEEKGNEMTIEDVIEECKLFYLAGQETTANWLTWTLIVLSMHPDWQEKARQEVLHICGKTAPDVEILNRLKIVTMVLFEVLRLYPPVTGLFRYTVQRTKVGDISIPAGVEVYLPIMLLHHDSEYWGDDAEEFKPERFAEGVSKASKDQLAFYPFGWGPRICLGQSFAIIEAKLALAMILQNFSFKLSPSYTHAPHTILTLQPQHGAPIIFHQI, translated from the exons ATGGAAGCATTCAATTTTATGGCCATATTGGCTTCCTTTTCGGCTCTTTTAGCTTCCTTTTGTGCCCTAAAACTTGTCTTTTCTCTATGGTGGAAGCCCAAAATCATAGAGAAACAGTTGAAGCAGCAGGGAATCGGAGGAACCTCTTGCAATTTTCTTTATGGAGACGAGCCAGTTAGCAAGAAGCTGAGGATAGAAGCATGGGCCATCCCCATGTCTTTAAACCACGAGATTGTCCCACGTGTCGACCCTTCCCTTCATCAAATTGTGCAAGCATACG GAAAAGTGTGCCTGAGTTGGACTGGAACAAGGCCGAGACTGATAATGGGGAAGGCAGAGCTGATAAGGCTGATACTGAATGACAAGGATGGTCACTTCCAAAAGCCTCCACAGAACCCTCTTGTGGACCTTTTAACGCTGGGAGTCTCAACCTTGGAAGGAGAGAAATGGGCCAAGCGTAGAAGGTTAATTACTCCTGCATTCCACCATGAGAAGCTGCAG GGAATGGTGCCAGAGTTTTTAGCAAGTTGCTGCAATCTGATTGATCGATGGACGATGTTGCTCGCATCCGATGGACGGAGCGAAATTGATATCAGTCCTGAACTGCAGAGCCTTTCTGCAGATGTGATTTCTAGAGCAGCCTTTGGAAGCAGCTATATAGAAGGGAAGAAGATATTTGAACTTCAAAAAGAGCAAGCAGTGCTGGTACTTGAAGCATTTCAAGCTTTGTACCTCCCAGGACTCAG GTTTCTACCAACTAAGAAGAATAAACGGAGATATGAGGTGGATGCAGAGATAAAAGCAGTGTTAAGAGATATAATTTGCAAGAAGCAAAAGGCAATGCAAAATGGAGAATCAGGTAATGGTGATCTACTTGGGTTGCTGTTGCAATgcaaagaagaaaagggaaatgaGATGACAATTGAAGATGTAATAGAGGAGTGCAAGCTGTTCTACCTTGCTGGCCAAGAGACCACTGCTAACTGGCTTACATGGACCCTCATCGTGTTGTCCATGCATCCGGACTGGCAAGAGAAGGCCAGGCAAGAAGTTCTCCATATTTGTGGAAAGACAGCCCCTGATGTGGAAATTTTGAACAGGCTCAAAATT GTCACGATGGTGTTGTTTGAAGTCCTAAGATTATATCCACCAGTGACTGGCCTGTTTCGATATACCGTCCAAAGAACTAAGGTAGGGGATATTTCCATCCCGGCAGGGGTTGAAGTTTATCTACCAATTATGCTGTTGCATCATGATTCTGAGTACTGGGGAGATGATGCAGAAGAGTTTAAACCAGAGAGGTTTGCTGAAGGAGTTTCAAAGGCTTCAAAGGATCAATTGGCATTTTATCCCTTTGGCTGGGGACCAAGAATTTGCTTAGGCCAAAGCTTTGCAATCATAGAAGCAAAATTGGCTCTGGCCATGATTTTGCAGAACTTTTCATTCAAGCTATCACCTTCGTATACTCATGCCCCCCATACCATATTAACTCTCCAGCCACAGCATGGAGCTCCAATTATATTCCATCAGATATAA
- the LOC140012607 gene encoding replication protein A 70 kDa DNA-binding subunit B-like, with protein MLMTLWNEFEHDEGSKIADMISTAPLIIALRVKVTTFNTLSFTTRYSSGILISPPLPDDLSLRQWFSLNKEEIRNLLDAKTYNDANCLLPPPNEEDIKAISNFQASFPVQKAAWVQGTVKLAYGFSKYWTTACANCHKIVNADIDWIIHCPSCKQQSEVELRARIPIIITDASSSIHCIISGEDAEKLIEFTPLQLKQAQEDGFQIDTELNDALKKYTVVCFLKSYETPFQGQLQRKNTVIKAYTAAELSDRPLPLELPENTQVSSALGSSSARHAETSSKDQLFTPSTKLLLEEIAGASSYKDSQTSATSGAKRSLEFPEDLPADTDPKQPTKAPEEFAKEPAKSYGPPANIKDSPAKKPKAKED; from the exons ATGCTTATGACTCTCTGGAATGAATTTGAACATGATGAAGGGAGCAAAATAGCAGACATGATTAGCACTGCCCCTCTAATCATAGCTCTCCGTGTTAAAGTTACCACATTCAATA CTTTGTCATTCACTACAAGGTATTCATCTGGAATTCTGATTAGTCCTCCACTTCCAGATGACCTATCTTTGAGGCAATG GTTCAGCTTGAACAAGGAAGAAATCAGGAATTTGCTTGATGCTAAAACATACAATGATGCAAACTGTTTACTTCCTCCTCCAAATGAAGAAGATATCAAAGCAATCAGCAATTTTCAGGCATCATTTCCAGTT CAAAAGGCAGCTTGGGTGCAAGGAACTGTCAAACTTGCATATGGATTCAGCAAATATTGGACTACAGCTTGTGCCAATTGTCACAAAATTGTGAATGCTGACATTGACTGGATCATCCACTGTCCTTCATGCAAACAGCAAAGTGAAGTTGAACTCAG GGCTCGCATTCCAATTATTATAACTGATGCTTCGAGCTCAATACATTGCATTATATCTGGAGAAGATGCTGAAAAATTGATTGAGTTCACTCCATTGCAGCTTAAACAAGCACAAGAAGAT GGCTTTCAAATAGATACTGAACTTAATGATGCCTTGAAAAAGTACACAGTGGTCTGTTTTCTGAAATCCTATGAGACTCCCTTCCAAGGTCAACTGCAGAGAAAGAATACTGTCATCAAGGCTTATACTGCAGCTGAACTATCAGACCGTCCCCTTCCTCTGGAACTTCCAGAAAACACTCAAGTTTCTTCTGCACTTGGCAGTTCATCAGCAAGGCATGCAGAAACATCATCAAAGGATCAATTGTTCACACCAAGCACAAAGTTGCTACTTGAAGAAATTGCTGGAGCCAGTTCTTACAAAGACAGCCAGACATCTGCAACCAGTGGAGCAAAAAGAAGCCTTGAATTTCCAGAAGATTTACCAGCAGACACAGATCCTAAACAACCAACAAAGGCTCCTGAAGAGTTTGCCAAAGAACCTGCAAAATCGTATGGTCCACCTGCAAATATCAAAGACAGTCCAGCCAAGAAACCTAAAGCAAAGGAAGACTGA